A window of Patescibacteria group bacterium genomic DNA:
GCCAATCCGATACCACAAGAATAAAGAGAAGTCGTTTTTTTTAAGATAGCCGAGCAGGAATTTGATCGCCGCCAGGCCGAAAACCGCGGCCGCGATCACCCCCAGCCAAAAAGACAAATTCAGATCGTCTTTGACGATCTTGGGCAATTCCAGCAAAAACGCGCCGACGATCGCGGGCGTGCCGAGCAAAAAAGAAAAGCGCGCCGCCTCGGCTCTGCCGAGGCCGATCAAACGGCTGCCGGTCAAAGTAATACCAGCGCGGGAAACTCCGGGGATCAAGGCGATCGACTGAAACAGCCCGACGATAAAAGCTTTGCCATAAGTCATTGCCTCCGGCGCCAAATCAGTTTTGGCTTTTTTATCGGTAAACCAAAGCAGCCAGCCGAAAAAAGCAAAATTAAAAGCAACGAAAAGAACCGAGCGGATATCTCCCGCGTATTTGTCGATCAGCAGGCCGATGATCGCGGCCGGAATGGAAGCAATGATTATTTGCCATAAAAAATTTCGCGGATACGGCCAGGCAGCTTCGCTGACCAAAGTGGATTTCTTGGTAAAGCCGTTCTTAATTATTATCAACCAATCTTTCCCGAAATAAACCAAGAGCGCCACGACCGTGCCGGCGTGTAAAGCCACGTCGAAAACAACCCCCTGATAATTCCAGCCGAAAAAATACGGGATCAAAACCAGATGGCCGGAAGAAGAGATGGGCAGGAATTCGGTCAGACCTTGGACTGCCCCTAAGATTATTGCATGTAAGCTGCTGAGCATAATTTTTAAAACTAATTTTTTTATAACGATTATAAACAAATTAGTTAACTAGTTAATTGGTTAATTAGTTGTAATATACCGGGCTCCCGTTTGCTATAAAACTAATTAACTAATCAACCAATTAACTAATTACTAATCAACTAATTGTTCAGCTGGTCAATGTCGGCTTGATATTTTTCCGCCGTGGCGATGACATTGTCGCCGTAAAAGCGGAAAGCGGAATTGGTCGAGCCGCAAAAATATTTCATCGCCGCCGCCCATTCGCCCGATCGATTTGTTCCGCCGTCAGCGGCCAATTTAAGCGAAGCGGCCAAGAACGCGTCGCGAATATCCCAAGGATCGGCCGCGCTGCCGGTGATCGCCGTGATCTTGCCGCGATAGCCCATCCAAGTGGAAGGAATGAATTGCGCCGGGCCCATCGCTCCGCCCCAGCCGATCTGCTTGCCGCTCTTATCTTTCATCGGACAGGACACCGGCGTAATATCAGGATTGCGGCCCAGCTCTTTGGTGATCGTTAAAAACGGCTGCTGATCGCGCTCCGGCTTCATTACCACCTTCCAGCTTTTGGAAGGCGGGTCGCCTTCGCGGTTGCAAGTGCCGACATTTTTTCCCAAATTTGATTCCTGCGTCAAGATCGCCAAGAGCATGGCCGGACGCACGCCGGTTTGTTTGGACGCCCAAGTCGCGACCTCGACGGCTTGGCCGAAAGTGATCTGTTTGCTGACTTCGATCAAGCTGTAAATCCTATTTTTGATGATCGCCGCCTGCGCCTTGCTTTGCTTTAACATATCCTGATAATTTTCTTCTTTGCCTTTGGTTTGCGCCAGCAAGGAATTTTGATCCTGCAAATTCACCGCCAGCTGATCTTTTTGCAAGCTGACGATCTGCACGTAATTTTGCTCCTCAGCCTGCTTAGCCGCCAATTGTTCTTTGGTGTTCTGCAAATCCCGATCGGCAATTTTCAACGATTGCAAGATCTGGCCCAGGCCTTCGCCGATGACTTCGAAGCCGCGCAGCTTATCATAAAAATTGGAAATATTTTGGGAAGAAACCAGAATATCCAGCGAGGAATAGCGATCCAATTTCCACATCTGTTTGATGATCAAGGCCAGCTGATCCTTTAACACGGAAATTTTATTTTCATTGGCCTGGCTATCGGCCTGATTCTGCAAGATCTGCACCTGGGAATCTTCCAAACGCAAAGTCATCTCTTTGATCTGCAAGGTCAATTGCGCCTGTTTGATCTTCAATTGTTTTATTTTATTGGCCAAAGTATTTTTCTGCGCGCCGATCTTGGTCAGATCTTTCTGGTATTGATTTATCTGCGCTTCGATATCGCTCAATTGCTTTTGCAAGGCCGCCCGTTGCGCGTTCACATCCTGAAGCTGTTGCGCGTACGGATCCGCGGTTTGGGCCGAAATTTTCGAGCCAAACAAAAAACACGGCAAGAGCAAAAGTAAAAAAAGCCAAAAAAATAGGTATTTCTTCGTCATAGCTTCATTATATCATTAATAATTGCCAAATAAAAAAGCCCTAATCAATAGAGCCTAAGCTAAGATTGATAATTCGCGGACAACCCGCCCCGCCGCCATAACACACCCCGTCCGCTCTGGGCGGACACCCCTCTTAATAGAGGGGAATTATCTGATCAGCCGATAAGACAGCCAGATGCCGATGACGCCGCCCAAGAATCCGCACAAAACCGAAGCGTAGGAAAAAGCGCCAGCGCCGAAAAGAGTCGGCAGATATCCCCCGATCACCGAACCGATAACCATGCCGATCATCACGACTTTTTTATCCATAGCCTTGTCTTAACACAAAAATACTTATTCCGAAAAAATTCTATTTGAACGAATCAAGCTTCTTAATGATCCCGTTAATGGCATCGACCTCGACCAGATCGCCGGTTTTTAAAACCTTGGTGGCGATCTTCGTCCCGATGACGCAAGGTTTTTTCATTTCCCGGGCAATGATCGCCGCGTGGCAGGTAACGCCTCCTTCATCAGTGATGAAAGCTGCCGATTTTTTCATGGCCGGCAAATATTCCGGAGTGGTCATGGAAGTTACCAAAATTTCACCTTTTCTGATATCTCCGATCTCTTTTTTGATCATGATCAATCGCACTCGCCCGCGGGCCAAACCCCGAAAAGCCGCTTGCCCTTTAAAATCTTGAATCTTTTCCAGCGAACTAAAATCGTAGCTGTAACCTGATTTAGCCAAAATTCTTTGGGCTTTAGCCGGCCGGCCGCCGGTTAAGAAAACCCCCCGCCGGGAACAGATAAAACCCGCTTTTCTTTTTTTCAATTCTTTGACGTCAGGTTTCTCCCCTTTTTCCAAAAAAGCTAAAAATTCTTTCTCGGTAATAAAATCAGTTAATGACTTAACTGATGATAACTTAGCCGCCACGGCCTCCATGATCAAAGCGCATAGCTCCCGGCCCTGGGGCAAAGTTTTTTCCGATATTTGGCGCGCCTTGACGGCTAATTTCACTTCGCGGCTGAATGATTTATTAAGCGCGGGCTTGTCTTCCAGCCAGATCGGCAGCCATTTCATCACCACGAACGGCCCAAAATGTTTTGCCATATAACCGCAATAAGTTTGATAAATATCGACGATCTCCCCGCGGCTGATTTTTTTGCTTAATTTCTTTCTGGCGCCGCTGAAAAAAGAAAAAAATTCCCGGGTCAAAGAAACAAATTTTTGATACTCGGCGGGAAACCAGTTCGCGTCTTGTTTTATTTTCTTCAAAACAAAATTTAAAAACTTCCCGTAATGTTCCTCCCGCAAAAGAATGACGTCGGAATATTTATCATGAAAATAAAAAATCAGATCGCTATACGACCAGCCCAGCCAGCGCTTCAGGCCGCCGAGCAAGCCGATCTCCCAGGCGCGCATGTCGATCGCGGTCATGTCCCGGGAAAGAATTTTTTCTATCTTTTTCATAATGTTATATCCGGTTACCGAACAGTTAAAGAGATATGTTAAAATTCAATTAATATTATAGCTTAGTTTCTGATATTTTTACCATAGGGCCGACAAGGCGGCAAAAAATAAAGCAGGGCATTGAGAGGCCCTGCTTTATTGATTTATCTTCAATTATCTTTTAGAAATCAGCTATCACGGCGGCGCTGACATTGATTATTCGGCGGTCGCGGTATTGATATAATTCCTGCAAGCTGTGGATGTATTGCTTCTTGCCGTTGACGATCACATAAATTTTGTGATCCGGGCCGCGGAGCAAAGTTCCGTCGGCGTAGATTTTAACCCCCAAAACTTGTCCGAAATTCTGCCGGTATTGCTTGATGAGCGCGTCGCTGACATTATGGATTTCGCGGCCGCGATAAGCTTGCAGAGCGGCGAGATCCGGGATCAGCTTGATCGCTTGTCCGGGCATAACCACGTAGATCTTGCCTTCCGGAGCGCGCAACAGAGTGCCCACGGCATAAATTTTCAATCCCAAAACTTGTCCGCAAACTTCGCTGCGTCCTTGCTGTTCATTGAGAGTCAAGGAACAATTGATCGGCGTCTTGTCGATCACGTCGCGAGTTTTGATGCCATTGATGCAATCTCCCCAAGCGCTGTAAGTGACAGTAGCGCAAGGGATGGAATTTATCGGATAGGTGTCGGCGGAAACGGCGTTAACGCCGAATAAATTGTTGTCTCCAGCCAAGCTGGAAAAAGCAATCGCCAAAGCAATGATGCTTCCCATTAAAATTTTTCCTTTCATAATAATTTTGCCTAATTTTATCAGGGGACTATCGCCGAATGCCGTTTTGGCCTAAATCTTCATATTTTGGTAAATTTTTTAAAGAATGTTTCGGCTGATATAACCATATCACCCTCAATATTCTTTAAAAAATTTCCTCAAAATCTGAATGATTTATGCTCAAAGAGCATTCGGCGACAGCCCCCGTTTTTAGACAATTTAATTTAATATTTTAAATAACACTTTATTATATACCATAAACCGATAAATTGTCAAGTCTTGATTTGTCCCCTCCACGGGAGGGGTGGCTCGCTTCCCCTCTCGGGAGGGGTGGCCGCGCCTCGCGGCCGGGGTGGGTTGGCGAGACAGGGAGGATTATAATAAATTCGTCCCCTCCCCGGGAGGGGACATTTTTAAAATAAAGCAGGGCCATTGACCGGCCCTGCTTTATTTTTATATCGTTTGCCCCGCCGCAGTTTCCACATCAAGACTGCACTGAGGGGCCGAGAAAACTTTTATCTAATAAGCCGCGATAACATCGGCGCTCACGTTATAAATTATGCGTCCGCGATATTGCCATAATTCTTTCAAGCTGGAGATGTAATTCTTTTTGCCGTTGATCAGCACGTAAATTTTCATGTCCGGCCCGCGGAGCAAAGTTCCGTCCGGATAAATCTTCACTCCCAAAATCTGTTTATACTGGGCGATGATTTCATAGCTGACATTGAAGATTTCACGGCCGCGATATTGCCATAATTCTTTCAAGCTGGAAATATATTTAACCGTGCTGGTGGAAGTAACAACATAAATTCTTTTGTCCGGAGTGCGCAATAACGAACCGACCGCGTAAACTTTCGCGCCCAAAACCTGGCCGCCGGCGGTAAGAGCCGCGCCGCAAGCCTGTGTTCGAACCGCTTGCTGACCGGCGCTCAAAGTACAGAATTTAGGAGCCTGGCTTAAGACATCGCGATATTGGATTCCATTGACGCAACTTCCCCAATCGCCGTAAACAACGCCGGTGCAAGGAGTGGCCACGAAAGATGAGCTGCCTCCTCCGCTGGGAGAAGCCGGAGCCTGATATTCTTTAACGATCACAGTTCGAATTATTTGGTCAGCTTCATTGCCGGCCGCGTCAGAACAATCGTATTTAATTATGTAAGTTCCGGCAGTATTAGTATCGACTGTTCCGCTAATCACGGGTTGAATAGCGCCATCAACGGCATCCTTGCAGCTGGCGCCCTGCTCGGTATAAGTCGTGCCAAATCCCCGGATGATCGACGGCTCGCCAATCAGAGTAATGACCGGCGGAACAGTATCTTTAACAATGACAAAGAAAGATGAGGTGGCGGTATTTTCATGATTGTCGGAAGCTGAACAATTGACGGTCGTTGTCCCCAACGGGAAAGTTGAACCGGAAGCCGGCTTGCAGACAACCGCGACCCCGCCGTCAACCTCGTCGATAGCGGACGGCAATCTATAATTCACTGTCGCACCGCTAGCCGAAGCCGCTTCGGCCGTAATATTTTCGTGAGCGCTGATGACCGGAGGGGTGATATCATCAGCCACGGTCACGTTCACGCCCGCCTTCAGATCGGTCGGAGAAACACCCTCGGGCAATGCTAAAGTTCCGGTGAAAGCATAAATTCCAGCAACATTGCCATTATAAACCGGCAAGCCGCCATCCCAAGTGACCGGCAATAACTGAGCGGTTTCATTATTACTTAAAATGACACTGACGGTTATCGGCAAACCAACAGCTTCGAGAGCGGTGCCGTTAGCGACATTGATGTCATCGATAGGAGCTATGGAAATAACGGTGATGGGAATTGCCATGAAACTCACGGCAATCGTATGGTCAGAAGTTACATCGGAAAAAATATAAGAATTCATCGCTCCTTGAGAAACTCCATCCGCAAACACGTCGGAAACCATATAACCTTCTTCGGGAATAAAATCAAAATCTTGTTCACTGCCTTCAGTTACCGAAACCGAACCGGAAGGACTGATAGAGCCATAGTCACCGGCCGAGGCGATAATAGCATAAGTGTTAGGGGTCGGTATTTGGCTATCTTGAAAAGCGCTTACGGCGCCGGTCAGCGTGCTAACCGCGGCATCAACTTCTGATTGAGCTTGAGTTTCAGTCACGGCTTGAGCAACGGCGATGGCGGCGTTCAAAGTGTCCACGGAATCTTGAGTATATTGGCCGGGAGCTTCACCGACGACAGCGGCAGAGACCGCGGCTTGCGCAACGCCAATCTNNNNNNNNNNNNNNNNNNNNNNNNNNNNNNNNNNNNNNNNNNNNNNNNNNNNNNNNNNNNNNNNNNNNNNNNNNNNNNNNNNNNNNNNNNNNNNNNNNNNTGGCGGCGTTCAAAGTGTCCACGGAATCTTGAGTATATTGGCCGGGAGCTTCGCCGACGACAGCGGCAGAAACCGCGGCTTGCGCAACGCCAATCTCGGCGGTAAGAGCGGAAAGATCGGAAGGTCCAATAGCAACATTAAGTTTGCCGGTCGTCGCCGCAAAATAAGTATTGTCTTTATGAGCCGCGTTTGAGGTGGTAGACCCCCAAGTTCCGGAAAATTTATTGGCGCCCCCCAGTGTCAAGCTGTTTACGTTTATATTAAGTCCCGTACCAATACTAGCTATTGCCGTCCCGCTAATAGATAAATTATTGCCGACTGTAGTACCAGTCACTATGGATTTCGCGCCACTGCCGGAAAGTATTAAGTTGTTATAAGTAAAGTTTCCAACCGTCTGTGCGCCTACCGCATTATATTCTACTGTTCCGGTATTTGGCGTAAATGTGCCAGTACTAGAAGTCAAAAATGCGCCACCCAATCTTAAAAGCCCAGCGCCCGTAAATGTGATTGAGGCGCTACCATTACTACCAGATTGAGTAATGTTGCCAGTAACCGTAACAGTTCCCGTGGAAATTGTTAAAAAATGTCTTTGAGTATTGCCACCGTTTGTAAAAGCAATGCTTCCGGCATTTAAATTACCAGCACCAACAGCCATAGTATTGGTATGACCGCTGTTTGCTCTAGGAATCGTAATGCTTCCTGAAACCGTCAGTATCTTTCCGGAATTTATGCTTACTAAAGCCGATGAACCATTATCTGACGGGAAGGCCAGAGAAGCGCAGTTGTAATTATCATCAACGGTTACAGTGTCACCACTATCGATATTAACATTGTCGCCAGAGAACGGAACTACTTGCGCCGTAAAAGACTTACCACTTTGAGTTCGGGTTGAATTCGCCGTTAAGGTTAAATGAGTATTATCAATAATAGAGGCAACGGTACGTGTAATGCCAGGACCGGTTGTTATAATAGTGCTGCCAACGGCAAGCTCCGTTGTAAATGAAGTACCGGTTCCTGTAACTGCCGCGGAGCCACTATTATAAGCAATGGTTCCGGTTCTATTAACTGGTGCCCAAGTACTAACTGCGCTCCAGTTGCCGGTTTGCGTGCTGTTTATGGTTGCCGCTAAGGCATTGTTGGCCACAAAAAAACCGCCCATTAAAATGGCAGCGGCCAGCGCGAAAATCAGTTTGCTTGAAAGCAATTGACTTTTTAATTTTGGCGCGAGATTCATATTTTTAAAATTAAATAGCCATTCGATTTTTAAGAGCCGAAATGGCTTTATATTAAATAAATTTATTAAATAATTTCCATGAACGACAGTGCTATACTATTACCACACTTAACCTCTTTTAGCAATATTGACAATAATCGTTAAAATAATTATTCCAAACAGACAAGATTCTGCCTTCTTATAATTTCTAAATTATTTTATATTTTTACCGTAAAAAAGAGGTAGCGAATTTTTTAATTTTCACTACCCGCTTATTATCCCGTATTCACGTTTGAAGCCGAACACTTGGCGATATATAATATCGCTATAGGGAAAACCAGAAACATTACGAACACATCAAAAAGGCAAGTATTTTGCCAGTCTCCAGAAAACCCTTATTAAAAACGATCCTTTGAAATTACAATTTTAAAAAAAGCGCAACCACTTGGTCGCGCTTTGCTTGCCAGCCCATGTTTATCAGGGCAAGCTATTTCTTTTTTCCAGGGCAATATCAACTAAACTTACACTGTCCATCGCCGACTTATCCGCATATGAAGACGGGTTGTTTATAATATCATAAACAAGATTAATAAATTCATCATGATCTCTTTTCGCCAGCAAATCTAATGATTGACTGTTTTCAGCGGCTTTGTTTAAGTGCGGTGATTCAATAATATATCGCAGGTAAAACGGTTCCACTGAATCCGGATTCACCGCGCTTGAAAACATAATGGCTAAATAAGCCCAATCAATCGCCTTCGCATA
This region includes:
- a CDS encoding undecaprenyl-diphosphate phosphatase, whose product is MLSSLHAIILGAVQGLTEFLPISSSGHLVLIPYFFGWNYQGVVFDVALHAGTVVALLVYFGKDWLIIIKNGFTKKSTLVSEAAWPYPRNFLWQIIIASIPAAIIGLLIDKYAGDIRSVLFVAFNFAFFGWLLWFTDKKAKTDLAPEAMTYGKAFIVGLFQSIALIPGVSRAGITLTGSRLIGLGRAEAARFSFLLGTPAIVGAFLLELPKIVKDDLNLSFWLGVIAAAVFGLAAIKFLLGYLKKNDFSLFLWYRIGLALLIAAVFLFRFY
- a CDS encoding PEP-utilizing enzyme is translated as MKKIEKILSRDMTAIDMRAWEIGLLGGLKRWLGWSYSDLIFYFHDKYSDVILLREEHYGKFLNFVLKKIKQDANWFPAEYQKFVSLTREFFSFFSGARKKLSKKISRGEIVDIYQTYCGYMAKHFGPFVVMKWLPIWLEDKPALNKSFSREVKLAVKARQISEKTLPQGRELCALIMEAVAAKLSSVKSLTDFITEKEFLAFLEKGEKPDVKELKKRKAGFICSRRGVFLTGGRPAKAQRILAKSGYSYDFSSLEKIQDFKGQAAFRGLARGRVRLIMIKKEIGDIRKGEILVTSMTTPEYLPAMKKSAAFITDEGGVTCHAAIIAREMKKPCVIGTKIATKVLKTGDLVEVDAINGIIKKLDSFK
- a CDS encoding DUF5011 domain-containing protein, whose protein sequence is IGVAQAAVSAAVVGEAPGQYTQDSVDTLNAAIAVAQAVTETQAQSEVDAAVSTLTGAVSAFQDSQIPTPNTYAIIASAGDYGSISPSGSVSVTEGSEQDFDFIPEEGYMVSDVFADGVSQGAMNSYIFSDVTSDHTIAVSFMAIPITVISIAPIDDINVANGTALEAVGLPITVSVILSNNETAQLLPVTWDGGLPVYNGNVAGIYAFTGTLALPEGVSPTDLKAGVNVTVADDITPPVISAHENITAEAASASGATVNYRLPSAIDEVDGGVAVVCKPASGSTFPLGTTTVNCSASDNHENTATSSFFVIVKDTVPPVITLIGEPSIIRGFGTTYTEQGASCKDAVDGAIQPVISGTVDTNTAGTYIIKYDCSDAAGNEADQIIRTVIVKEYQAPASPSGGGSSSFVATPCTGVVYGDWGSCVNGIQYRDVLSQAPKFCTLSAGQQAVRTQACGAALTAGGQVLGAKVYAVGSLLRTPDKRIYVVTSTSTVKYISSLKELWQYRGREIFNVSYEIIAQYKQILGVKIYPDGTLLRGPDMKIYVLINGKKNYISSLKELWQYRGRIIYNVSADVIAAY